One Turneriella parva DSM 21527 genomic region harbors:
- a CDS encoding PD40 domain-containing protein translates to MSAVSAKAFATRLVVGFAAIVLSAHCGSTPVRDDAKFSYENLYQDKYKRGNGGIIPITIERGESYSGSITADQRYLYFASNTSGNYDIYLRDLEDVFSIPVVSTVTNQREPSISPNGKYLVYVDDELDPDGDIILLKVNPKKLIELFRERRQPDDEWFAARAVNLTNSEKNRIRARDANPVWSADGNFIAYSSDLVAKEADDLGAGAGAIQNIWVMPVDNPEQKRQVTTKGGVMPAFSPDGTKIVYISYEDENSFGAVYELELATGKTRRITSGQTLDFYPTYLPDGQGFVLTRIAADTNGDGQVDRKDAGQIIKIYPDEDSPLDSDDFIPLTSPSDHVFDSRVSGFVGGSVILAQLKGEDVNVGFMPLTGAIPAKPDVRQQQKYLADVAKRSKNKARTCMGLQQLPAAYENSPDVVVYDAISSMRRTQCDPTAAKDLREYIATSEPGEVAIYRLLNDLAVMSPDYADLKGVLALEPLASLAQPEVYFEEILRNKKIWQFYRDQDDNVEYLAVLSFIRHEQTLFYLRQGKTPQARETLRKVMRENPAYLALDELLLETGKLDSSTLPAPELVYLVAETPDLKLLEKYELPAKTAPPAVRPHIRRESERFLLTFFDRQYTLGNEKAQKQYLLAFPEKNHKKLHALFALSTARDDAANELYDESDAAANRARQLVPAGSLYHFYASVVTAENAGVRAGLDASVKTYSEAITAYRDEEPPENVRDIVEKISIYYKERAEQHRAAGEYRAAVSEYEALLDLYLSAHANRMTKELARGELLDFALNLDQIALRVARDDEDLLEDVLKFYDSRIDTARRYLVTEFIFGRGFLRSQLGIQLHLDAERDGLGRSEKKQVFEYFRKAEIDMNWCFFTNARFADAYIMLGWMYQFIDEKRELVLDIGSGKRDREVFESLYRAYFPDYLFEKNIRLYQKTLSLFAGSGSPRIRNSFHLNIANNYFLLNNYSQAEEHYTAILNKKGNPDYQFENPEQEMMFFYHLGRTLYFTGKYESASRYLRYVENNLNSRYPLSGIAAEAQRLNQGRRETAYKTFALNAEYSQNIGAAIQYHQTIIAERAAVGAESPVSMSHLELARLHLAQGDLTASLQATQSAEAALGKEKEIAIPKFKIRIKWFWVYEPWTWLVGFIYKLPYDSVYIGENHLAFELPTVNRYQLLYSIRAEIYRSKGLLQEASNSLAKLVEYAEKDNTKHGAETLSSAVSRRAELEFSLRSWDTAEQLYGAALKQAEKNGNSAAALTFRKNIELCKLRRIETREQPVAEKVKTVRSYIREIEEYENAVAAERIKAARKVVKEKDDPNRPDLTEADIKKIKEAVASDLQPLLFFKGLYAAHDSDMSDFAERLVDREETFDAFLARKQESYNRHTAALKYFRGYSREAFEEVLPDFEPDLKNNSLRMKLAMNRAKILQDMSLFNESAVEFKEIQERSQEFRAQLEYAIALYRAFRVQEEAGLADKVNLAPYRQLVTYFRENPGFLRPNTDLFDRLVSILIERALLQKNFAEALQLEDAKRQALALPLYFDDLRFLGAKDERFNELLIIEQKRTMLSAQIKAARLARQAVQIPEKQLAKLDADAARLRSILLQRDRLDYRYETFFSSGFSQPEMQVLAAQGLVYVMKPREDLIFLYAKSDATKKGSSVRYEQTIPEKDADLTEELEKFVAARKPRVLILSPQILNAALKSEKLASLSLQTTIISAVNFRRNTDPARRNLLQINRNASFFSLGGGNEVDYKVSLAQKRVYTSAEVEKYTIHKNVVDYEAELARKTIVIDNALLNPAGLFALKGNPNFAIASMQSRDKLSVADEFLYATAADLYFSAMGAGRVLHTRTSRKQAQPVIETFLAKGETARGTLVTGNIEASDERERDIASLEQKRLYVKKIGAARALREYEEAISYAEDALSLRPDDIDLRLTAAELLLIQHEYDAANKHIAQVRINAKSPLSDRRAYARILMRAGMESELIRFLGADGETTASVLKNAPEFRGVSQLTAFNTGNLEPLTRVLPWQPRTARPNEDSLRTISASLKDAELRNEICLAATDALEFRLILNSCLNNSRADAGEQADRARIRAFFAGAAPDTRINVRPEDLDFNHALSLLQSGYAADAVFYARRVLVAQKLNNSEHLLAYALLRVLAMRKLNNEDSEAITQLLAEYGEKALPKAANLQAARFYRILSLLEKLRAGKSDVAESLTPLETRTSGVVSAENLLHLYNLSVSGALAKNANVQDSSFEADRRVEADLAFYAKENVNLSAEADCKNDNCALLIKSAIVKKKNAEALKLLLAHHGVTGTEKLPDGAFGYTELFTDEYYLWHQVGSEIRIDKIDSFDEKTVAKLKSGRRYLVHLPQRNLFLQRKINPPREAILVDARADLKAPATEKPAVKIAAPAPATLHSALQARWGGKNKGKSRITVQIKPPFDGAPGDLHIYTQPVALDAFGQLKPDGYHLVCANGESYNNFAIFALTMVENMADRGQGVEAAYESALKSQKGKQASTRPLYFLYRN, encoded by the coding sequence ATGTCGGCTGTTTCAGCAAAGGCGTTCGCCACAAGGCTCGTTGTTGGTTTTGCAGCCATCGTGCTTTCGGCGCACTGTGGTTCGACACCCGTGCGCGACGATGCTAAGTTCAGCTACGAAAATTTATATCAGGATAAATATAAGCGGGGTAACGGTGGTATTATACCGATTACGATCGAGCGCGGCGAATCGTACAGCGGCAGCATCACTGCAGACCAGCGTTACCTTTACTTTGCTTCGAATACCTCGGGCAATTATGACATATACCTCAGAGACCTTGAAGATGTATTTTCGATTCCCGTAGTCTCGACAGTCACGAACCAGCGCGAACCTTCGATAAGCCCTAACGGCAAATATCTCGTGTATGTTGACGACGAGCTTGACCCCGACGGCGATATAATCTTGCTCAAGGTAAATCCTAAAAAGCTGATTGAACTTTTTCGCGAACGTCGCCAGCCCGATGACGAATGGTTTGCCGCACGCGCGGTTAACCTGACAAACAGCGAAAAGAACCGCATTCGCGCGCGCGACGCAAACCCAGTATGGTCGGCCGATGGAAATTTCATCGCGTACAGTTCTGACCTTGTGGCAAAAGAGGCAGACGACCTTGGCGCCGGCGCCGGTGCGATTCAAAATATCTGGGTAATGCCTGTGGATAATCCCGAGCAGAAACGGCAGGTCACTACCAAAGGCGGCGTGATGCCGGCGTTTTCACCCGACGGTACCAAAATTGTCTACATCTCTTATGAAGACGAAAACTCATTCGGCGCAGTTTACGAGCTCGAGCTCGCGACAGGCAAAACACGCCGCATCACTTCAGGGCAAACACTTGATTTTTACCCGACCTATTTGCCCGACGGACAAGGTTTTGTTCTCACGCGCATTGCCGCAGATACCAACGGTGACGGGCAGGTTGATCGCAAAGATGCGGGGCAGATTATCAAGATTTATCCCGATGAAGATTCTCCGCTCGACAGCGACGATTTTATTCCGCTGACGTCGCCGAGCGATCACGTGTTCGATTCGCGCGTGAGCGGCTTCGTGGGCGGCAGCGTGATTCTCGCGCAGCTTAAAGGCGAGGATGTCAATGTCGGGTTTATGCCGCTCACGGGGGCAATACCGGCGAAACCCGATGTCAGGCAGCAGCAAAAATATCTCGCTGACGTAGCAAAGCGTAGCAAGAACAAAGCGCGCACCTGTATGGGTTTGCAGCAACTGCCCGCCGCGTATGAAAATTCGCCGGATGTCGTGGTTTACGATGCAATCAGCAGCATGCGCCGCACGCAATGTGACCCCACTGCCGCAAAAGATTTGCGCGAATATATCGCAACGTCTGAACCCGGAGAGGTTGCGATCTATCGTTTGCTGAACGACCTTGCGGTCATGAGTCCCGATTACGCTGATCTAAAAGGAGTGCTGGCTCTCGAGCCTTTGGCCTCGCTCGCACAGCCCGAAGTCTATTTCGAAGAGATCTTGCGCAACAAGAAGATCTGGCAGTTTTACCGCGACCAGGATGACAATGTCGAGTATCTTGCAGTATTATCTTTTATTCGGCACGAGCAGACTCTCTTTTATCTGCGCCAGGGCAAGACACCGCAGGCCCGCGAAACATTGCGCAAGGTCATGCGCGAAAACCCGGCATACCTGGCGCTCGACGAGCTGCTTCTAGAAACGGGCAAGCTCGACTCGTCGACGCTGCCTGCGCCAGAACTCGTCTATCTTGTGGCAGAAACCCCAGACCTGAAGTTGCTCGAGAAATATGAACTACCCGCCAAAACCGCGCCGCCCGCGGTAAGGCCGCACATACGCCGCGAAAGCGAGCGTTTTTTGCTGACCTTCTTCGACCGCCAGTACACGCTCGGCAACGAGAAGGCGCAGAAGCAATATCTGCTGGCGTTTCCCGAGAAGAATCATAAGAAATTGCATGCGCTCTTCGCACTGTCAACCGCGCGCGACGATGCCGCAAACGAACTTTACGATGAATCTGATGCCGCTGCAAACCGAGCGCGTCAACTCGTGCCTGCAGGTTCGCTCTACCATTTCTATGCTTCTGTCGTGACAGCTGAAAACGCGGGTGTGCGCGCAGGTCTTGATGCCTCTGTAAAAACATATTCTGAAGCAATTACTGCGTACCGCGATGAAGAACCGCCCGAAAACGTGCGCGACATTGTTGAAAAGATTTCAATATATTATAAAGAACGGGCCGAACAGCACCGCGCTGCTGGTGAATACCGGGCGGCAGTGAGTGAATATGAAGCACTACTTGATCTCTACCTTTCGGCGCACGCGAACCGCATGACCAAAGAACTCGCGCGCGGCGAGCTGCTCGACTTCGCGTTGAATCTCGACCAGATTGCGCTGCGTGTTGCGCGGGACGACGAAGACCTGCTCGAAGATGTACTGAAGTTTTACGATTCGCGTATTGATACCGCCCGGCGCTATCTGGTCACCGAATTCATCTTTGGCCGCGGGTTCTTGCGTTCGCAGCTTGGTATTCAGCTTCATCTCGATGCGGAGCGCGACGGCCTCGGCCGGTCAGAGAAAAAACAGGTATTTGAATACTTTCGCAAAGCGGAAATTGACATGAACTGGTGTTTCTTCACGAATGCACGTTTCGCCGACGCCTACATCATGCTCGGTTGGATGTACCAGTTCATCGACGAAAAGCGTGAGCTGGTGCTCGACATCGGGTCGGGCAAGCGCGATCGTGAGGTTTTTGAATCACTCTACCGCGCCTACTTTCCCGATTATCTGTTCGAAAAAAATATTCGATTATACCAGAAGACGCTTTCGCTTTTCGCCGGCAGCGGTTCGCCGCGCATTCGCAATAGTTTTCACCTCAATATTGCCAATAATTACTTCTTGCTGAACAACTACAGTCAGGCCGAAGAGCATTACACGGCCATACTGAATAAAAAGGGAAATCCTGATTATCAGTTTGAGAACCCCGAACAGGAGATGATGTTCTTTTATCACCTGGGTCGAACGCTCTATTTTACCGGCAAGTACGAGTCGGCTTCGCGTTACCTGAGGTACGTCGAAAACAATCTGAATTCCCGGTACCCGCTTTCGGGCATTGCGGCCGAAGCCCAGAGGCTTAACCAGGGCCGCCGAGAGACTGCCTACAAGACTTTTGCCCTCAATGCCGAATATTCGCAGAATATTGGCGCCGCGATTCAGTACCACCAGACGATAATCGCTGAGCGGGCAGCCGTCGGCGCAGAATCACCGGTTTCGATGTCGCATCTTGAGCTCGCGCGCCTGCACCTTGCGCAAGGTGATCTGACCGCTTCATTGCAGGCAACCCAGAGTGCAGAGGCTGCGCTCGGCAAAGAAAAAGAAATCGCCATACCGAAATTCAAAATTCGTATCAAGTGGTTTTGGGTCTACGAGCCGTGGACCTGGCTGGTCGGTTTCATCTACAAGCTGCCGTACGACAGCGTCTATATTGGCGAGAACCATCTGGCGTTCGAGCTGCCAACTGTGAACCGCTACCAATTGCTCTACTCGATCAGGGCAGAAATATACCGCAGCAAAGGGCTGCTGCAAGAAGCCTCGAACTCGCTGGCCAAATTGGTTGAATATGCTGAAAAAGACAATACCAAGCACGGTGCTGAAACGCTGAGCTCGGCAGTCAGTCGCCGTGCAGAGCTCGAGTTTTCATTGCGCAGCTGGGATACCGCAGAGCAACTCTATGGCGCTGCGCTCAAACAGGCCGAAAAGAATGGCAATAGCGCCGCTGCGCTGACCTTCAGAAAGAATATCGAACTCTGCAAGCTCAGACGCATAGAAACGCGCGAGCAGCCAGTTGCCGAAAAAGTTAAAACAGTCAGGTCGTACATTCGCGAAATTGAAGAGTATGAAAACGCGGTTGCGGCAGAGCGCATTAAAGCTGCCCGCAAGGTGGTTAAAGAAAAAGACGACCCCAATCGCCCAGACCTGACCGAAGCCGATATCAAGAAGATTAAAGAGGCTGTTGCGTCAGACCTGCAGCCGCTGCTGTTCTTCAAAGGTTTGTATGCTGCGCATGATTCAGACATGAGCGATTTTGCCGAGAGACTCGTCGATCGCGAAGAGACGTTCGATGCCTTTTTGGCGCGCAAACAAGAATCTTATAATCGCCACACAGCTGCACTCAAATACTTTCGCGGCTATTCGCGCGAAGCCTTTGAAGAGGTTCTGCCTGATTTCGAACCTGATCTGAAGAACAATTCGCTGCGCATGAAGCTCGCCATGAACCGCGCGAAAATTCTGCAAGACATGTCGCTCTTCAATGAATCGGCAGTCGAGTTCAAAGAAATTCAAGAACGCAGCCAGGAATTCAGAGCACAGCTCGAATACGCCATTGCGCTCTACCGGGCCTTTCGGGTGCAAGAAGAAGCGGGGCTGGCCGATAAAGTCAATCTTGCCCCCTACCGCCAGCTCGTAACGTATTTCAGGGAAAATCCCGGATTCTTGCGCCCGAATACTGACCTGTTTGACAGGCTGGTCAGTATTCTGATCGAGCGGGCGCTGCTACAGAAAAACTTTGCAGAAGCCCTGCAACTCGAAGACGCCAAACGGCAGGCGCTTGCTCTGCCGCTCTATTTTGACGACCTGAGATTTCTGGGCGCGAAAGACGAGCGCTTCAATGAACTGCTGATTATCGAGCAGAAACGCACGATGCTTTCAGCGCAGATCAAAGCGGCGCGGCTCGCCCGCCAGGCGGTGCAGATTCCCGAAAAGCAACTGGCAAAACTCGATGCGGATGCAGCACGATTGCGCAGCATCTTGCTGCAACGAGACCGGCTCGACTATCGTTACGAGACATTTTTTTCATCAGGTTTTTCTCAGCCAGAAATGCAGGTGCTGGCAGCCCAGGGGCTCGTGTATGTGATGAAGCCGCGCGAAGACCTTATCTTTCTGTACGCAAAATCTGACGCAACCAAGAAAGGATCTTCTGTGCGCTATGAACAGACGATACCTGAAAAAGATGCCGATTTGACAGAAGAACTCGAGAAATTCGTCGCTGCACGCAAGCCGCGTGTGCTCATCTTATCGCCTCAAATCTTGAATGCCGCGCTCAAAAGCGAGAAACTGGCATCTCTTTCGCTGCAAACAACGATCATTTCGGCAGTCAATTTTCGCCGCAATACCGACCCTGCGCGACGCAACCTGCTGCAGATAAACCGAAACGCTTCGTTCTTTAGTCTAGGCGGCGGCAACGAAGTCGACTACAAGGTCAGCCTTGCACAAAAACGGGTTTATACGAGCGCAGAAGTTGAAAAATATACAATCCATAAGAATGTCGTCGATTATGAAGCAGAGCTGGCACGCAAGACAATCGTCATCGACAATGCCTTGCTGAATCCAGCCGGCCTCTTTGCGCTTAAGGGAAACCCCAATTTTGCCATTGCTTCGATGCAATCGCGGGATAAACTTTCAGTCGCTGATGAATTCTTGTACGCAACGGCTGCAGACCTTTACTTTTCGGCAATGGGTGCGGGCAGAGTCTTACACACGCGCACCTCGCGCAAACAGGCTCAGCCGGTGATTGAGACCTTTCTGGCAAAAGGCGAAACTGCCCGCGGTACTTTGGTCACCGGCAATATTGAAGCTTCAGACGAGCGCGAGCGCGACATCGCGTCGCTTGAGCAAAAGCGATTATACGTGAAGAAAATCGGCGCAGCCCGTGCGCTGCGCGAATACGAAGAAGCAATCAGTTACGCCGAAGACGCACTTTCTCTGCGACCTGACGACATCGACCTGCGCCTGACGGCCGCCGAGCTTCTGCTGATTCAGCATGAATACGACGCAGCGAATAAGCATATCGCGCAGGTGCGCATCAACGCGAAATCACCGCTCAGCGACCGCAGGGCATATGCCCGTATTCTGATGCGGGCAGGCATGGAAAGTGAGCTCATTCGTTTTCTGGGGGCCGATGGCGAAACCACCGCGAGCGTGCTGAAAAATGCACCTGAATTTCGCGGCGTCTCGCAGCTGACCGCTTTCAATACGGGCAATCTTGAGCCGCTGACCCGGGTGCTGCCGTGGCAACCCCGTACTGCAAGACCCAACGAAGATTCGTTGCGCACTATATCCGCATCTCTAAAAGATGCAGAGCTTAGAAATGAAATCTGCCTCGCAGCTACCGATGCGCTCGAGTTCAGGCTGATTCTGAATTCATGCCTCAACAATTCCCGGGCAGACGCGGGTGAACAGGCTGACCGTGCGCGCATACGCGCTTTCTTTGCTGGCGCAGCGCCCGACACGCGCATCAATGTCAGGCCCGAAGATCTCGACTTTAACCATGCACTTTCGCTCTTGCAAAGTGGTTACGCTGCTGACGCTGTGTTCTACGCGCGGCGTGTGCTCGTCGCGCAGAAGCTGAACAATTCAGAGCACCTGCTGGCGTATGCGCTGCTCAGGGTGCTGGCGATGCGCAAACTGAACAATGAAGACAGTGAAGCGATAACGCAGCTGCTTGCTGAATACGGTGAGAAGGCGCTACCCAAAGCGGCTAATCTGCAGGCGGCAAGGTTTTACAGAATTCTGAGTCTGCTCGAAAAGCTCCGGGCAGGCAAATCTGACGTGGCCGAGTCGCTGACGCCGCTCGAGACGCGTACTTCGGGAGTTGTTTCGGCAGAAAACCTTCTGCATTTATATAACCTGAGCGTTTCAGGCGCTCTCGCCAAAAATGCAAACGTGCAAGATTCTTCATTCGAAGCAGACCGCCGCGTTGAAGCCGATCTGGCCTTTTATGCGAAAGAAAACGTAAATCTGTCTGCAGAGGCCGACTGCAAAAACGACAACTGCGCGTTGCTTATCAAGTCGGCGATCGTGAAGAAGAAGAATGCCGAGGCGCTAAAACTGCTGTTGGCGCACCATGGAGTGACAGGTACAGAAAAGCTACCAGACGGAGCTTTCGGTTATACAGAGCTGTTTACCGACGAATATTATTTGTGGCATCAGGTAGGTTCTGAAATTCGAATCGATAAGATAGATTCATTCGATGAAAAGACCGTGGCGAAACTCAAGTCGGGCAGGCGGTACCTGGTGCATCTACCGCAACGGAATCTGTTCTTGCAGCGCAAGATTAACCCACCGCGCGAGGCGATACTTGTCGATGCCCGCGCTGACCTGAAGGCGCCCGCCACCGAGAAGCCCGCTGTAAAAATCGCCGCACCGGCGCCCGCGACGCTGCATTCGGCGCTGCAGGCACGTTGGGGAGGTAAGAATAAAGGCAAGAGCCGTATCACCGTGCAGATCAAGCCTCCCTTCGACGGAGCTCCCGGCGACCTGCATATCTATACACAGCCGGTTGCTCTCGATGCATTTGGCCAACTTAAACCCGATGGCTATCACCTCGTTTGCGCCAACGGCGAATCGTATAATAATTTCGCCATCTTTGCGCTAACGATGGTCGAAAATATGGCTGACAGGGGCCAGGGCGTCGAGGCGGCATATGAATCAGCCCTGAAATCTCAAAAAGGCAAGCAAGCCTCGACAAGACCGCTGTATTTTCTGTACCGGAACTAG
- a CDS encoding GAF domain-containing SpoIIE family protein phosphatase, producing MQLTPTPEAGAGKHLLRKSGDRLFVETTPELNKAALYILKAACGLMHAETCFLTLRTGDGVKTYRMSSRALTALEKNIMQKSLVECETIAIESRQKIFNQAQVSIGEAETSYIASPLITEGKGALGGLLWVTKLGEEAFNEEDVSLAATFARTFARMLANCIASPDNTTLLVKFSSNLVTIFENLYLYRRNIENNFLLSEMIKVSKMINSTLDLNSLLESIMDSAKIVLKAEASSLMLIDRKTNELFFNIISGEKERDLKEIRIPIGVGIAGIVAETCKPLVVNDAQNDERVYKQADEKINFVTKNLIATPLMVRNRIIGVIEVINSVGRSEFTEKDLELFNTFSEQAALAIHNRELIDSLKDINRELKKKVHELSSLHEIGKVLMSTLNEKDLFDSIVRIIADEMLADRVSIMIYAADHDALEIVSHHGLELSPFERTFIALDRSLAGKAYKERKLIYTNSLEKSPYATFRDVERYHTGGCIIQPLMHGQEIYGVLNISDRQSPTGSEFTDDDLRLVATIASQITRSIQNFRLLNEMLQKRSYEKELEITSSIQKSILPSHFQKSAWFDLGVISEPAKLMGGDFYDYLAFDGDQFVFSVADVSGKSLPAALFMAVTSSIIRTYGREVRSPADVLYKANDLIYQDSQSGMFVTLFYALFNAPEHELHFASAGHNEQLIFRHDTRRFEKLGTRGRPLGVVDSATHGVFGEGRAFLNEGDLLILYTDGVVEAINERKEEFGFERFCRLISDNMLLSSDQLVKKIFREVKNFAGSEAQYDDFTLMVIKVLK from the coding sequence ATGCAGCTGACGCCAACTCCAGAGGCCGGTGCGGGTAAGCACTTATTGCGCAAAAGCGGCGATCGCCTTTTCGTTGAAACGACGCCTGAACTGAATAAGGCGGCCCTTTATATTCTCAAAGCTGCATGCGGCTTGATGCATGCAGAAACCTGTTTTCTCACTCTGCGAACCGGCGATGGTGTGAAAACCTATCGCATGTCATCCCGCGCGCTGACGGCTCTCGAGAAGAATATTATGCAGAAAAGTCTCGTCGAGTGCGAGACCATTGCCATTGAATCGCGCCAGAAAATCTTCAACCAGGCACAGGTTTCCATAGGTGAGGCTGAAACATCTTACATTGCCTCGCCGCTGATAACCGAAGGTAAAGGTGCTCTTGGCGGTTTGCTGTGGGTGACTAAACTTGGTGAAGAGGCCTTCAACGAAGAAGATGTGAGCCTGGCAGCGACGTTTGCGCGCACCTTTGCGCGCATGCTGGCCAATTGTATTGCGTCGCCCGACAACACCACGCTTCTCGTTAAATTCAGCAGCAATCTGGTTACGATTTTCGAGAATCTTTACCTCTACAGGCGCAACATCGAGAATAACTTTTTACTCTCAGAAATGATCAAAGTGTCGAAGATGATCAACTCGACGCTCGACCTCAATAGTCTGCTCGAATCGATTATGGATTCGGCGAAAATCGTCTTGAAAGCCGAAGCATCTTCTCTGATGCTGATCGACCGCAAGACCAACGAACTTTTCTTCAACATCATATCGGGCGAAAAGGAGCGCGATCTCAAAGAAATCAGAATACCCATCGGGGTGGGCATTGCAGGCATCGTCGCCGAAACCTGCAAGCCGCTGGTCGTCAACGACGCGCAGAACGATGAACGCGTCTACAAACAGGCAGACGAAAAGATCAATTTTGTCACCAAAAACCTGATCGCCACACCCCTCATGGTACGTAACCGCATCATCGGCGTCATCGAAGTTATCAATTCGGTCGGGCGTAGCGAATTTACGGAGAAAGATCTCGAACTCTTTAACACGTTTTCTGAACAGGCTGCTCTCGCGATACACAATCGCGAGTTGATTGACTCGCTCAAAGATATTAACCGCGAACTGAAGAAGAAGGTGCATGAGCTTTCGAGTCTGCACGAAATCGGCAAAGTGCTGATGTCGACGCTGAACGAAAAAGACCTGTTTGATTCAATCGTGCGCATTATCGCCGACGAAATGCTGGCCGACCGCGTTTCGATCATGATATATGCCGCCGACCACGACGCTCTCGAAATTGTATCGCATCACGGTCTCGAACTTTCGCCATTCGAGCGCACCTTTATTGCTCTCGACAGGTCGCTTGCGGGCAAGGCATACAAAGAGCGAAAGCTCATCTACACAAACTCACTGGAAAAATCGCCATACGCTACCTTCAGAGATGTCGAACGTTACCACACCGGTGGGTGTATTATTCAGCCCCTGATGCATGGCCAGGAGATTTACGGAGTACTGAATATCTCAGACCGCCAGTCGCCAACCGGTAGCGAATTTACCGACGACGACCTGAGGCTCGTGGCGACCATCGCGAGCCAGATCACGCGAAGCATTCAGAATTTTCGCCTGCTCAATGAAATGCTGCAGAAGCGTTCTTATGAAAAAGAACTCGAAATCACTTCGAGTATTCAAAAATCGATTCTGCCGAGCCATTTTCAGAAATCAGCCTGGTTCGACCTCGGGGTTATTTCTGAACCGGCGAAGCTCATGGGCGGCGACTTCTATGACTATCTCGCTTTCGACGGTGACCAGTTCGTTTTTTCTGTAGCCGATGTCAGTGGCAAGAGTCTGCCTGCGGCCCTCTTTATGGCGGTCACGAGCTCGATTATTCGCACCTATGGCCGCGAGGTGCGCTCGCCAGCCGATGTACTCTACAAGGCGAACGACCTCATCTATCAAGACAGCCAGTCGGGAATGTTTGTCACGTTGTTCTATGCGCTCTTCAATGCACCCGAACACGAACTGCATTTTGCCTCTGCAGGCCATAACGAGCAGCTGATTTTTCGCCACGATACCCGGCGCTTCGAGAAGCTTGGCACCCGTGGTCGTCCGCTCGGTGTTGTCGATTCTGCAACGCACGGCGTCTTCGGCGAAGGGCGTGCCTTCTTAAACGAAGGCGATTTGCTGATTCTTTATACCGATGGCGTTGTCGAAGCAATCAACGAGCGCAAAGAAGAATTCGGGTTTGAGCGTTTCTGCCGGCTGATCAGCGACAATATGCTGCTTTCGTCTGATCAATTGGTGAAAAAGATTTTTCGCGAAGTGAAAAATTTTGCGGGTTCTGAAGCGCAATACGACGACTTCACTCTTATGGTGATCAAGGTCTTGAAGTGA
- a CDS encoding ATP-binding protein, which produces MRKEFRAEKAAIPQVHDFVRSTLEANGVQGVSRDDLVLACDEAATNIVEHGFTGKSGMTNGDPHFILALNCRQNRVTATFFDSGAKFDPRTAALPDFRKNLAGERRGGYGVYMIRRLVDKIVYSARRRLNITRLVKEVSG; this is translated from the coding sequence GTGCGCAAAGAGTTTCGGGCTGAAAAGGCGGCGATACCGCAGGTACATGATTTTGTGCGCTCGACACTTGAGGCCAACGGCGTGCAGGGTGTTTCGCGGGACGATCTGGTGCTCGCCTGCGACGAGGCAGCGACGAACATCGTTGAGCACGGCTTTACGGGGAAAAGCGGCATGACCAATGGAGATCCTCATTTTATTCTGGCTTTGAATTGCCGCCAAAACCGCGTAACTGCGACTTTCTTTGATTCTGGGGCGAAATTTGACCCACGCACTGCTGCATTGCCTGATTTTCGCAAGAATCTTGCAGGCGAGCGCCGGGGTGGCTATGGCGTCTATATGATACGGCGGCTTGTCGATAAAATAGTTTACAGCGCACGGCGACGCCTGAACATTACAAGGTTAGTAAAAGAGGTATCAGGCTAG
- a CDS encoding STAS domain-containing protein, translated as MLRTKEVGNYIVAYLKGRLDVHISGEIEKDLMALSEKNTEADFILNLEGIEYMSSSGLRVLVALMRHLRGKNRKMKLCNMNVAVKKIFEVVELMDMFDIYPTEEDALK; from the coding sequence ATGCTCAGAACAAAAGAAGTTGGCAACTACATCGTCGCATACCTCAAGGGCAGGCTCGACGTTCACATCAGCGGTGAAATCGAAAAAGATCTCATGGCGCTGAGTGAAAAAAATACCGAAGCAGATTTTATTCTGAATCTTGAAGGTATCGAATACATGTCTTCGAGCGGCCTGCGTGTGCTTGTTGCCCTCATGCGCCACCTGCGCGGTAAAAACCGCAAAATGAAACTCTGCAACATGAACGTTGCTGTGAAAAAAATCTTTGAAGTCGTCGAACTGATGGACATGTTCGACATCTACCCCACCGAAGAAGACGCGCTGAAATAA